A single genomic interval of Geotrypetes seraphini chromosome 1, aGeoSer1.1, whole genome shotgun sequence harbors:
- the TMEM129 gene encoding E3 ubiquitin-protein ligase TM129 isoform X4: MESPEATFTLAYVLFAVCFVFTPNEFRSAGLTVQSLFSAWLGTEDAAFLQYHIRRSTATILAHSLLPLGYYLGMCFAAAEKQLYYIHNATDGWKIFFVLALLLPTVTGLLAYYWSWNGWANHPLARTLSHHVLPQSSWRAVASSINTEFRRIDKFATGAPGARVIVTDTWVMKVSTYNVYIAQQQDIHLTVTASQQHEMSPDLNTPVQFITIRVASVNPHVKSFDISPTDCHSSPTDCQHTVLKSYLRKSQMLFGKNKFSYFIFKLRDLPTDFNWKLIS, translated from the exons ATGGAGAGCCCGGAGGCCACCTTTACTTTGGCCTACGTGCTGTTCGCCGTCTGCTTCGTCTTCACTCCCAATGAGTTTCGTTCGGCCGGACTGACAGTGCAAAGTCTGTTCTCAGCCTGGCTAGGCACTGAGGATGCCGCCTTCCTCCAGTACCACATCCGCAGGAGCACGGCCACTATACTTGCTCACTCGCTGCTGCCGCTGG GATATTACCTTGGCATGTGCTTTGCAGCTGCAGAAAAGCAACTTTATTATATTCACAATGCTACAGATGGCTGGAAAATATTCTTTGTTCTAGCTCTTCTTCTTCCTACAGTCACCGGTTTGCTTGCATACTATTGGTCTTGGAATGGGTGGGCTAATCATCCTTTGGCCAGGACGCTTTCTCACCATGTTCTTCCTCAGTCCAGTTGGAGGGCAGTGGCTTCTTCCATCAACACAGAATTTCGAAGGATTGATAAGTTTGCCACTGGTGCACCTGGGGCCAGGGTCATTGTCACAGACACTTGGGTCATGAAAGTGTCAACATACAATGTATACATTGCACAGCAACAGGACATTCACCTAACAGTGACAGCCTCCCAACAGCATGAGATGTCTCCAGATTTGAACACTCCAGTACAATTTATCACCATTCGAGTTGCCAGCGTTAATCCTCATGTGAAGTCTTTTGATATCAG tcCTACAGATTGCCATTCCAGTCCTACAGATTGCCAACATACGGTGCTCAAATCCTATTTGAGAAAGTcacaaatgctttttggaaaaaataaattttcatattttatttttaaattgagaGACCTCCCCACAGACTTCAACTGGAAGCTAATTTCATAA